A DNA window from Malus domestica chromosome 12, GDT2T_hap1 contains the following coding sequences:
- the LOC103454373 gene encoding probable NAD(P)H dehydrogenase (quinone) FQR1-like 2: MGKGGGCVPSKKKVLSDAAPIPDTANNASRSPALAYTDGTPSSATKPNNVSIVIESHPNPSTITKLRIFVVFYSMYGHVEELTKRMKKGVDSMEGTFGSMTAQMKAFFYSTRQLWNEQTLARKHGGFFVSTGTQGGNQETTL, from the exons ATGGGGAAAGGCGGGGGCTGTGTCCCAAGCAAAAAGAAAGTCCTCTCCGATGCCGCACCAATTCCTGACACCGCCAATAATGCCTCGCGAAGCCCAGCGCTGGCTTACACCGACGGCACTCCCAGTTCCGCTACCAAGCCAAACAACGTTTCTATCGTCATTGAATCGCACCCGAATCCGAGCACGATTACAAAATTAAGGATATTCGTAGTGTTCTACTCAATGTACGGGCACGTGGAGGAGCTGACCAAGCGGATGAAGAAGGGGGTTGACAGCATGGAGGGGAC GTTTGGGAGCATGACGGCGCAGATGAAAGCGTTTTTTTACTCGACCAGGCAGCTGTGGAATGAGCAGACCCTGGCTAGGAAGCATGGTGGGTTCTTTGTCAGCACCGGAACTCAAGGTGGCAACCAAGAAACCACTTTGTAA